One Gimesia aquarii DNA segment encodes these proteins:
- a CDS encoding SDR family oxidoreductase has product MRFKDRVVIVTGGSKGIGEGCSRVFCEEGGLVAILARGIGAGQDLARELNEKGPGKAIFVQCDVGEHQQILSAIEMVVEQFGRLDCIINNAGFHPPAMSLEETSIEEMEELMRVNFLSTFAGAKYALPYLRKTKGTIINMSSMTALLGQHHSTAYCSTKGAQVSFTKSLAIELGEAGVRVNAILPSNIDTPLMRDWAATLPDSENALKRVADLQVFKRMGTIEEMGRLALFLATEDSSFLTGQAIEAEGGASLDY; this is encoded by the coding sequence ATGAGATTCAAAGATCGTGTTGTGATTGTCACTGGCGGCAGTAAAGGTATTGGTGAAGGCTGCTCACGCGTGTTTTGTGAAGAGGGTGGCCTGGTCGCGATTCTGGCCCGAGGTATCGGAGCGGGGCAAGATTTAGCACGCGAATTGAATGAAAAAGGCCCTGGGAAGGCGATCTTCGTTCAATGTGATGTCGGCGAGCATCAACAAATTTTATCTGCCATCGAAATGGTTGTGGAACAATTTGGCCGACTGGATTGTATTATTAATAATGCAGGGTTCCATCCACCAGCGATGTCTCTTGAAGAGACCAGTATCGAGGAAATGGAAGAGTTGATGCGTGTCAACTTTCTCAGTACGTTTGCTGGGGCTAAGTATGCCTTGCCATATTTACGTAAAACAAAAGGGACTATCATCAATATGTCGTCGATGACGGCCTTGTTAGGACAACACCATTCAACCGCCTATTGTTCAACTAAAGGTGCTCAAGTCAGCTTTACCAAATCATTGGCGATTGAACTGGGCGAAGCCGGGGTAAGAGTGAATGCAATTCTTCCCAGTAATATCGATACTCCTCTAATGCGTGATTGGGCTGCGACACTTCCTGATTCAGAAAATGCGTTGAAGCGAGTTGCCGATCTTCAGGTTTTCAAAAGGATGGGAACGATCGAAGAAATGGGCCGCCTGGCTCTGTTTCTAGCGACAGAGGATTCGAGCTTTCTCACAGGCCAGGCAATCGAAGCCGAGGGAGGCGCCAGTCTCGATTATTGA
- a CDS encoding threonine/serine dehydratase, whose protein sequence is MMQPPTFQDIQEAVPRVRQVLSPTPLYEWPGLSQLTETQLYLKHENHQPVGAFKIRGGINLVSTLSNTEREAGIMGCSTGNHGQSLAYAARIFGIKCTIVVPKNNNPDKVRAIKLLGADIIEHGEDFDEAKQYLERVLVDEKRRYVHSANEPKLIAGVGTQAIEIFEKLNAPDVIIVPVGMGSGVCGTGIVAKHLNPKTEVIGVGAENAPANQLSFLAGSLQTTETAQTWAEGVATRSSAELTQEIMKSVVDDFLLVSEDEMRIAAYHTLKETHNLVEGAGAAALAAILKNKERFQGKKVVAILSGGNLNLAELPEILRLGSLQ, encoded by the coding sequence ATGATGCAGCCACCAACTTTTCAGGATATTCAAGAAGCAGTTCCCCGCGTCCGCCAAGTGTTGTCCCCTACTCCACTTTATGAGTGGCCAGGCTTAAGTCAGTTAACCGAGACCCAACTTTATTTAAAACATGAAAACCATCAGCCTGTGGGTGCGTTTAAAATCAGAGGAGGGATTAATTTAGTAAGTACTCTTTCTAATACCGAGCGTGAAGCAGGAATCATGGGATGTTCGACTGGCAATCATGGTCAGTCGTTAGCATACGCGGCTCGTATCTTTGGAATTAAATGTACTATTGTGGTTCCGAAAAATAATAACCCGGATAAAGTCCGTGCGATCAAATTACTGGGAGCGGACATCATTGAACATGGCGAAGACTTTGATGAAGCAAAACAATATCTGGAACGCGTATTAGTTGATGAAAAACGTCGTTACGTGCATTCAGCGAATGAGCCGAAGCTGATTGCCGGGGTAGGAACTCAGGCGATAGAGATTTTTGAAAAACTGAACGCGCCTGATGTCATTATAGTTCCTGTGGGTATGGGCAGTGGTGTTTGTGGTACTGGGATCGTAGCCAAACACTTGAACCCAAAAACGGAAGTCATTGGTGTAGGAGCTGAGAACGCACCTGCAAATCAGTTATCCTTTCTAGCCGGTTCATTACAAACAACTGAAACCGCTCAAACCTGGGCAGAAGGAGTCGCCACCCGATCTTCGGCTGAGTTGACTCAGGAAATCATGAAGTCGGTCGTAGATGACTTTCTGCTGGTGAGTGAAGACGAAATGCGAATCGCCGCTTATCATACACTCAAAGAGACACACAATCTGGTAGAAGGGGCGGGAGCAGCAGCTTTAGCCGCGATTCTCAAAAACAAAGAACGATTTCAAGGTAAGAAAGTCGTTGCAATACTAAGCGGCGGTAATCTAAATCTGGCTGAACTTCCCGAGATTTTACGTTTGGGATCTCTCCAATAA
- a CDS encoding PSD1 and planctomycete cytochrome C domain-containing protein gives MHRVIIRFFWIGLTVFFLLPVQVYSEAKDISFNRDIRPILSRNCFHCHGPDATHREADLRLDIESGIKAKSGTAFIIESGQPEKSLLFERISSNDPDLVMPPADSGKSLKPAEIQLLKRWIEEGAPWSKHWAYVNPQPIATPKVKNQKWPVNWIDHFILSRLEKQNLKPAAEADKITLIRRLSFDLTGLPPTPQEVKEFVNDRSAKAYEKLVDRLLASPHYGERMAIYWLDLVRFADTVGYHGDQDHHISPYRDYVINAFNDNMPFDQFTREQLAGDLLPNPTLQQKIATGYNRVLQTSHEGGVQPKEYLAIYAADRIRNFSGVWMGATMGCCQCHDHKYDPYTIKDFYSQVAFFADIDEAQHFTKATNALPTAREPELFLYSEEEQKQISELEPKIKTLKKTLKSTKQAKEQAQLKQRLDALQKMRTAIDKKALKTMITVSIKPRDIRILPRGNWLDDSGPVVQPAIPEFLGALGNGDKRLTRLDLANWLSDKDGYGLLMARVFANRFWYLFFGNGIAPVLDDFGGQGGPPHSPQLLDQLALKFFNDNWNVKQMVKFIVMSKAYRQSSLESPEQRKLDPYNQLVNRQARFRLPAEMVRDNALAVSGLLITKIGGPSVKPYQPAGYYRHLNFPKRKYVSHSDERQWRRGLYVHWQRQFLHPMLKAFDAPSREECTAQRPRSNTPIAAITLLNDPTFIEAARKFAEEVLQNGGTSDTEKVKYAFSKATSRSPEEIESKALLALLNLNRKAYLSKPEDAVSLTQSGLAKTKQGLDNVELASWTEVTRALLNLNEVVTRN, from the coding sequence ATGCATCGGGTAATCATAAGGTTTTTCTGGATCGGACTGACTGTATTTTTTTTGCTTCCCGTTCAAGTTTACTCTGAAGCGAAAGACATCAGCTTCAACCGTGACATTCGGCCCATACTTTCGCGAAACTGCTTTCATTGTCATGGACCTGATGCTACGCATCGAGAAGCAGACTTACGTCTGGATATTGAAAGTGGCATCAAAGCGAAATCGGGAACTGCTTTTATCATTGAGTCTGGCCAACCCGAGAAAAGTTTGCTCTTCGAACGCATCTCCAGTAATGATCCTGATCTTGTTATGCCTCCCGCTGATTCAGGAAAGTCGTTGAAGCCAGCCGAAATTCAATTGCTCAAACGATGGATCGAAGAAGGTGCCCCCTGGTCGAAGCACTGGGCCTATGTTAATCCACAACCCATTGCGACTCCAAAAGTAAAAAATCAGAAATGGCCCGTGAATTGGATCGACCATTTTATTCTGTCTCGATTAGAAAAACAGAACCTGAAACCAGCGGCTGAAGCAGATAAGATTACTCTGATCCGCCGTCTCAGCTTTGATCTGACTGGGCTGCCTCCCACTCCACAAGAAGTCAAAGAGTTTGTAAATGACCGTAGTGCTAAGGCCTATGAAAAACTGGTCGATCGACTACTGGCATCACCACATTACGGCGAGCGGATGGCCATATATTGGTTAGACCTAGTTCGCTTTGCAGACACAGTGGGATATCACGGCGATCAAGACCATCACATTTCGCCTTACCGTGATTATGTCATCAACGCGTTTAATGACAATATGCCCTTCGATCAATTTACGCGAGAGCAATTAGCGGGGGACTTATTGCCGAATCCAACACTGCAGCAAAAAATTGCTACCGGATATAATCGCGTGCTGCAAACCTCACATGAAGGGGGTGTACAACCCAAGGAATACCTGGCTATCTATGCAGCCGACCGCATCCGAAATTTTTCAGGCGTCTGGATGGGAGCAACCATGGGGTGTTGCCAATGTCACGATCATAAGTACGATCCTTACACCATCAAAGATTTTTACTCACAAGTCGCTTTTTTTGCTGACATTGATGAAGCACAACATTTCACAAAAGCGACAAATGCTCTTCCAACAGCAAGAGAACCAGAACTTTTCCTCTATTCTGAGGAAGAACAAAAACAAATTTCTGAACTCGAACCGAAAATAAAAACGCTGAAAAAAACTTTGAAATCAACAAAGCAGGCAAAAGAACAGGCGCAGCTCAAGCAAAGATTAGACGCATTACAAAAAATGCGAACGGCTATTGATAAAAAAGCATTGAAAACCATGATTACAGTTTCGATTAAGCCAAGGGACATTCGAATTCTCCCGCGCGGTAATTGGCTGGACGATTCGGGGCCTGTTGTTCAGCCAGCCATTCCCGAGTTTCTAGGTGCCCTGGGTAATGGAGACAAACGTCTGACTCGCCTAGATCTCGCTAACTGGTTATCAGACAAGGATGGTTATGGTTTATTAATGGCACGCGTGTTTGCGAATCGCTTTTGGTATCTCTTCTTTGGGAATGGTATTGCACCCGTTCTCGATGATTTTGGGGGGCAGGGAGGACCACCGCATTCTCCGCAACTCCTTGATCAATTGGCACTGAAATTTTTCAATGACAACTGGAACGTCAAACAAATGGTCAAGTTTATTGTGATGAGTAAAGCGTATCGCCAATCTTCACTTGAGTCACCAGAGCAACGAAAACTTGATCCATACAATCAATTGGTTAATCGTCAGGCACGTTTCCGGCTGCCTGCAGAAATGGTGCGAGATAATGCTTTAGCTGTCAGCGGCCTGTTGATTACCAAAATTGGTGGCCCAAGTGTGAAACCGTACCAGCCTGCCGGCTATTATCGTCACTTAAATTTTCCGAAACGAAAATATGTATCACATTCTGATGAACGGCAATGGCGTCGTGGGTTATATGTGCACTGGCAACGACAGTTCCTCCACCCTATGTTAAAGGCCTTTGATGCCCCAAGCCGTGAAGAATGTACGGCTCAGCGTCCCCGATCGAATACCCCTATTGCAGCAATCACGCTTCTGAACGACCCGACTTTCATCGAAGCCGCACGAAAATTCGCAGAAGAGGTTCTACAAAACGGAGGAACATCCGACACAGAAAAAGTCAAATATGCGTTCTCGAAAGCGACATCTCGTTCCCCGGAAGAAATAGAATCTAAAGCTCTTTTGGCGCTGTTGAATTTAAATCGCAAGGCATATCTATCAAAACCTGAAGATGCGGTATCACTGACACAATCTGGTTTAGCAAAAACAAAACAAGGTCTTGATAACGTTGAGTTGGCATCATGGACGGAGGTCACTCGTGCGTTATTAAATCTGAATGAAGTGGTCACGAGGAATTAA
- a CDS encoding DUF1501 domain-containing protein: MINWNQIQTGLNRRTFLTNSGVGLGAAALGSLLTNEKSAVAQSVAKPSIVRGLPGLPHFAPKAKRVIFLCMAGGPTHLETFDYKPKLAEMDGKPFPESYTKGQPIAQLQGKALKCQGPLTKFHKYGQNGQEISDFLPWTAKIADDICIIRSMVTEQINHDPAHTFMNTGTAISGRPSMGSWITYGLGSETEELPGFVVLTSVGGRNPQPIASRQWGTGFLPSRYQGVQFNSTGDPVNYLNNPAGVNARQQKELIETVQKLDRFRNQRVANPEIETRIAAYEMAFKMQTSVPELMDLSGESKQTLEMYGAEPGSGSYATNCLLARRLAERGSRFIHLYHRGWDHHGDLVKYMNTCCGLTDKPTWALINDLKQRGMLEETLVIWGGEFGRTPMFQGKGGAGRDHHIKGFSMWMAGGGIKGGITYGATDELGYNSVENIVNVRDLHATMLHLLGINHQQFSVEFQGLDTKLTGVEEAHVIKNILT, translated from the coding sequence ATGATTAATTGGAATCAAATTCAAACTGGCTTGAATCGTCGAACGTTTCTTACCAATTCGGGAGTAGGACTGGGAGCGGCCGCACTGGGCTCTTTGTTAACGAACGAAAAAAGTGCTGTTGCGCAATCAGTAGCAAAACCATCTATAGTGAGAGGGTTACCGGGCTTACCACATTTTGCTCCCAAAGCAAAACGAGTCATATTTCTCTGCATGGCAGGTGGGCCTACTCATCTTGAAACGTTTGACTATAAACCAAAATTGGCTGAGATGGATGGAAAACCATTCCCTGAAAGTTACACCAAAGGTCAACCGATTGCGCAATTGCAGGGCAAAGCCCTCAAATGCCAGGGGCCATTGACTAAGTTCCATAAGTACGGTCAGAACGGGCAGGAAATCAGCGATTTTCTGCCTTGGACTGCAAAAATCGCTGACGACATCTGCATCATCCGTTCGATGGTCACCGAGCAGATCAATCATGATCCCGCACATACTTTTATGAATACAGGCACCGCCATCAGTGGGCGACCTTCAATGGGATCGTGGATCACATATGGATTAGGTAGCGAAACGGAAGAGCTGCCTGGTTTTGTCGTACTCACCAGTGTAGGAGGGCGAAACCCTCAACCAATCGCGTCACGGCAATGGGGCACGGGGTTTCTTCCCAGCCGTTATCAGGGAGTTCAATTCAATTCAACCGGTGATCCGGTGAATTATTTAAACAACCCTGCAGGTGTGAATGCACGGCAACAAAAAGAACTGATTGAAACAGTTCAAAAGCTGGACCGATTCCGAAATCAGCGTGTCGCTAATCCGGAAATAGAAACACGTATAGCCGCCTATGAAATGGCATTCAAAATGCAAACCTCTGTTCCCGAACTCATGGACCTTTCAGGAGAATCGAAACAGACATTGGAAATGTATGGTGCCGAACCAGGCTCTGGAAGCTATGCCACTAATTGCCTGCTGGCGAGACGTCTGGCAGAACGAGGATCCCGATTTATTCATCTTTACCATCGCGGTTGGGACCATCACGGTGATCTAGTGAAATACATGAATACCTGCTGCGGTCTAACTGATAAGCCAACCTGGGCATTAATCAATGATCTTAAGCAACGAGGAATGCTAGAGGAAACACTGGTGATTTGGGGAGGGGAATTTGGCAGAACTCCCATGTTCCAGGGAAAAGGAGGTGCAGGCCGCGATCACCACATTAAAGGTTTTTCCATGTGGATGGCCGGAGGAGGGATAAAAGGTGGAATTACTTATGGTGCAACCGATGAACTTGGGTATAATTCCGTAGAAAACATTGTCAACGTTCGTGATCTACATGCAACTATGCTACACCTGCTCGGAATTAATCATCAACAATTCAGTGTGGAATTTCAAGGATTGGATACCAAACTCACAGGTGTTGAAGAGGCACATGTCATTAAAAATATTCTGACGTAG
- the purB gene encoding adenylosuccinate lyase, with amino-acid sequence MLKKEKKLSHLIYENPLITRYASQEMSQIWSAQKKHSTWRRLWVALAESQHEMGLGVSAEQVQSLKEAVDDIDFKLAAKYEKELRHDVMAHVHTYGDRCPDSMAIIHLGATSCFVTDNSELVMIRESLECVRARLISVIDHLASFAKENRDLPCLGFTHLQPAQPTTIGKRATLWCYDLILDLEEIEHRLEKLRFRGVKGTTGTQATFLQLFEGDHAKVDELDRRVTEKMGFRDRYAVTGQTYSRKVDAQVLSTLSGIGQSAHKAGNDIRILQNRKELEEPFEKKQIGSSAMAYKRNPMRSERMCSLARFAISLTANAEDTAATQWMERTLDDSANRRLSLPQSFLAIDAVLILYRNIVDGMVVYPKVIEKHLNEELPFMATEEFLMAGVAAGGDRQELHELIRVHSQAAGAEVKVNGGQNDLIERLQKDPAFKDCDLKSALDARKYIGRAPEQVDAFIAEIIEPIRQRYQSNLNQGTENLKV; translated from the coding sequence GTGTTGAAGAAAGAGAAGAAATTGAGTCATTTAATTTATGAGAATCCGTTGATTACTCGGTATGCGTCCCAGGAAATGAGTCAGATTTGGTCGGCTCAAAAAAAACATTCCACCTGGCGCAGATTATGGGTCGCACTTGCCGAGTCACAGCATGAAATGGGGCTCGGGGTTTCAGCGGAACAGGTTCAATCGTTAAAAGAAGCCGTCGACGATATTGATTTCAAGCTGGCCGCTAAGTACGAAAAAGAACTGCGACACGATGTGATGGCTCATGTGCATACTTACGGTGACCGTTGTCCTGATTCGATGGCCATCATTCATCTCGGTGCCACCAGTTGTTTTGTAACTGATAACAGCGAGCTGGTTATGATTCGCGAAAGTCTTGAGTGTGTGCGAGCCAGGCTTATTTCGGTGATTGATCATCTGGCTAGTTTTGCTAAAGAGAATCGTGATTTGCCCTGTCTGGGGTTCACTCATTTACAACCGGCTCAACCGACGACGATCGGCAAACGGGCCACACTCTGGTGTTATGATCTGATCCTCGACCTGGAAGAAATCGAACATCGTCTGGAAAAACTCCGATTTCGAGGAGTCAAAGGAACTACGGGAACGCAGGCGACATTCCTTCAACTTTTTGAAGGCGATCATGCAAAAGTGGATGAGCTGGATCGACGCGTGACGGAAAAAATGGGTTTCCGTGATCGCTATGCAGTGACCGGTCAAACCTATTCGCGCAAAGTGGATGCTCAAGTTTTATCTACGTTGAGTGGCATTGGTCAGTCAGCACATAAAGCAGGTAATGACATTCGAATTTTGCAGAACCGGAAAGAACTGGAAGAGCCATTTGAGAAAAAACAAATCGGTTCCTCGGCAATGGCCTATAAGCGAAATCCGATGCGGTCCGAACGCATGTGTTCGCTGGCACGGTTTGCAATCAGCTTGACCGCGAACGCAGAAGATACGGCTGCGACTCAATGGATGGAACGAACTTTGGATGACAGTGCCAATCGGCGACTGTCTCTTCCTCAGTCGTTTCTGGCCATCGATGCTGTATTAATTTTGTATCGGAATATTGTCGATGGGATGGTTGTTTATCCTAAAGTGATTGAGAAACATCTCAATGAAGAGCTCCCATTCATGGCGACCGAAGAATTTCTAATGGCTGGCGTTGCGGCTGGCGGTGATCGTCAGGAATTGCATGAACTCATTCGGGTTCATAGCCAGGCTGCTGGTGCAGAAGTGAAAGTGAATGGCGGACAAAACGATTTGATCGAACGCCTGCAAAAAGATCCTGCTTTCAAAGATTGTGATCTGAAAAGTGCGCTCGACGCTCGAAAATATATCGGGCGTGCACCGGAACAAGTGGATGCGTTCATTGCCGAAATCATCGAACCAATCAGGCAGCGTTATCAAAGCAATCTGAATCAGGGTACAGAGAATCTAAAGGTATAG
- a CDS encoding metal-dependent transcriptional regulator produces MNVTSLTVENYLKAILQISLQSNSEWISTGELAKYMDVAPGTVTSMLKTLKHSDHVEYRPYEGACLTESGKQMAIRVLRRHRLIELFLAQTLKLSWDQVHSEAENMEHAVSDFLVDRIDEYLEFPETDPHGDPIPSIDGQMRRAYPNLTNLSDCQIGIPIKIVQVTDQETEFLRFLSRSGLTIGSQGSVTEKNVEAGIVVSEWNGQVISMGVHVAENVRVVPVNN; encoded by the coding sequence GTGAATGTCACTAGTTTAACCGTTGAGAATTATTTGAAGGCAATTTTACAGATCAGCCTCCAATCGAACTCAGAATGGATCAGTACCGGTGAGTTAGCCAAATATATGGATGTGGCCCCCGGAACGGTGACTAGTATGCTTAAAACCTTGAAGCATTCTGATCACGTTGAGTATCGTCCTTATGAGGGAGCCTGTTTAACGGAGAGCGGCAAACAGATGGCGATCCGTGTGCTTAGACGACATCGGTTAATCGAACTGTTCCTTGCTCAGACACTTAAACTTTCCTGGGATCAGGTTCATTCTGAAGCAGAGAATATGGAGCATGCCGTCAGTGATTTTCTTGTAGATCGTATTGATGAGTATCTTGAATTTCCCGAGACCGATCCACACGGTGATCCGATTCCATCCATTGATGGGCAGATGCGGCGTGCTTATCCCAACCTGACGAATTTATCTGATTGCCAAATCGGAATCCCGATCAAAATCGTTCAGGTGACTGATCAAGAAACAGAATTTTTGCGGTTTCTATCCCGATCAGGCTTAACCATTGGTTCTCAAGGCAGCGTCACGGAAAAAAATGTGGAAGCTGGAATTGTTGTCTCGGAATGGAATGGTCAAGTCATTTCAATGGGTGTGCATGTTGCCGAGAATGTTCGAGTCGTGCCTGTGAATAACTAA